The Salinispora tropica CNB-440 genome has a window encoding:
- a CDS encoding DUF948 domain-containing protein, whose amino-acid sequence MDFGEVAALIAAIAFAMLVLILVLPILRLRHTVDAATRMINDLNDRTAPLLGEVNTTVKNVNTALDQVQTSLDGVNLQLAKVDTMTNHAQNITANVANLATVVSAAAASPLVKVAAFGYGVRRATAARRHLETEREVRDTIKQQQRGRRRGRR is encoded by the coding sequence GTGGACTTTGGAGAGGTCGCGGCGCTGATCGCGGCAATCGCGTTCGCGATGCTGGTGTTGATCCTGGTGCTGCCAATCCTACGGCTGCGGCACACGGTTGATGCGGCCACCCGGATGATCAACGATCTCAACGACCGGACCGCCCCGCTGCTCGGCGAGGTCAACACCACGGTGAAGAACGTCAACACCGCGTTGGATCAGGTGCAGACCTCGTTGGATGGGGTGAATCTCCAGCTCGCCAAGGTCGATACCATGACCAATCACGCGCAGAACATCACCGCCAACGTCGCCAACCTCGCCACAGTCGTCTCCGCCGCCGCCGCGAGCCCGCTGGTCAAGGTGGCTGCCTTCGGCTATGGCGTGCGCCGGGCCACGGCCGCCCGCCGGCATCTGGAGACCGAACGTGAGGTGCGGGACACCATCAAGCAGCAACAGCGAGGCCGCCGGCGCGGTCGCCGCTGA
- the alaS gene encoding alanine--tRNA ligase, which translates to MKTAEIRRRYLAHFEANGHAVVPSAPLPAISDPNLLFVAAGMMQFVPYFLGQQTAPYKRAVSVQKCLRTPDIDEVGKTSRHGTFFQMNGNFSFGDYFKDEAIPLAWELSTKPVDAGGLGLDPDRIWPTVYLDDDEAFQIWRSVGVPADRIVRRGKADNFWSMGIPGPCGPCSELFYDRGPEYGREGGPEVDEDRYLEFWNLVFMQFERGPGTGKEDYPILGDLPAKNIDTGMGLERMASILQGVDNLYEIDEVRPILAKAAELTGKRYGAHSGQVASESHPDDVRLRVVADHVRTALMLIGDGVIPSNEGRGYVLRRIMRRAIRSIRLLGWQERAMPELLPVARDCMSASYPELATDFGRIADYAYAEEDAFLSTLRAGTTILDTAIAETRTAGRRAISGAKAFQLHDTYGFPIDLTLEIASEQGLQVDAEGFRRLMADQRARAKADAQARKTGHVDLSAYRTVLDEGGPVTFTGYQEVSRESTVRAVLGAASPHAAAVEGETVELVLDTTPFYAEGGGQQPDLGVITVGGGQVEVLDVQQPVPGLIVHRARVLRGEVRVGETGFAEIDTDRRRAISRSHTATHLVHQTMRNFLGESATQAGSLNAPGRLRFDFNTPTGVAPSVLRDVEQQVNEALLADLEVRAFVTSLAEARRIGAMALFGEKYGEQVRVVEVGDYARELCGGTHVGRSGQLGLVKILSESSIGSGVRRVEALVGIDAFNFLAREHLLVARLAELYRVPSDQVAERVEQTVTQLRDAEKELEKLRAQLVLGGAAALAAQASEVRGVAYVGTEAPEGAAGNDVRTLAQEIRSRIDPARPAVVAVAARANGKASLVVAVNPAARSQGLSAADLVKVAFAGRGGGSPELAQGGGLPAAEAPGLLRTVENAIAGA; encoded by the coding sequence ATGAAGACGGCGGAGATCAGGCGGCGGTACCTCGCGCACTTCGAGGCGAACGGTCACGCCGTGGTGCCGTCCGCTCCGCTGCCCGCCATCAGCGACCCGAACCTGCTGTTTGTCGCCGCCGGCATGATGCAGTTCGTCCCCTACTTCCTGGGGCAGCAGACCGCTCCCTACAAGCGGGCCGTCAGCGTGCAGAAGTGCCTCCGTACGCCGGATATCGACGAGGTGGGCAAGACCAGCCGGCACGGCACGTTCTTCCAGATGAACGGCAACTTCTCGTTTGGGGACTACTTCAAGGACGAGGCGATCCCGCTCGCCTGGGAGCTGTCCACCAAGCCGGTTGACGCCGGGGGACTCGGACTCGACCCGGATCGGATCTGGCCGACGGTCTACCTCGACGACGACGAGGCGTTCCAGATCTGGCGATCGGTCGGGGTGCCGGCGGATCGGATCGTGCGTCGCGGCAAGGCTGACAACTTCTGGTCGATGGGCATTCCCGGGCCGTGCGGGCCCTGCTCCGAGCTGTTCTACGACCGTGGCCCCGAGTACGGCCGGGAGGGCGGTCCGGAGGTTGACGAGGATCGGTACCTGGAGTTCTGGAACCTCGTCTTCATGCAGTTCGAGCGGGGACCGGGCACCGGCAAGGAGGACTACCCGATCCTCGGTGACCTGCCGGCGAAGAACATCGACACCGGGATGGGCCTGGAGCGGATGGCCTCCATCCTCCAGGGCGTGGACAACCTCTACGAGATCGACGAGGTGCGGCCGATCCTGGCCAAGGCCGCCGAGCTGACCGGCAAACGGTATGGCGCGCACTCCGGTCAGGTCGCCAGCGAGTCGCACCCGGATGACGTCCGGCTGCGGGTCGTCGCCGACCATGTCCGCACCGCCCTGATGTTGATCGGTGACGGGGTGATCCCGAGTAATGAGGGGCGGGGCTACGTGCTGCGCCGCATCATGCGCCGGGCGATCCGTTCGATCCGGCTGCTGGGCTGGCAGGAACGGGCGATGCCCGAGCTGCTGCCGGTGGCCCGCGACTGCATGTCCGCGTCATACCCGGAGCTGGCGACCGACTTTGGCCGGATCGCCGACTACGCGTACGCGGAGGAGGATGCGTTCCTGTCCACGCTGCGTGCCGGCACCACGATCCTGGACACCGCCATCGCCGAAACCCGTACCGCGGGCCGGCGGGCGATCTCCGGTGCGAAGGCGTTTCAGCTGCACGACACGTACGGCTTCCCGATCGACCTGACCCTGGAGATCGCGAGCGAGCAGGGTCTACAGGTCGACGCCGAGGGTTTCCGTCGGCTGATGGCCGACCAGCGGGCTCGGGCGAAGGCCGACGCGCAGGCCCGTAAGACGGGGCACGTGGACCTGTCCGCGTACCGGACGGTGCTGGACGAGGGCGGCCCGGTCACCTTCACCGGCTACCAGGAGGTCTCCCGCGAGTCGACGGTGCGGGCGGTGCTCGGCGCGGCCAGTCCGCACGCCGCGGCGGTGGAGGGCGAAACGGTCGAGCTGGTCCTCGACACCACCCCGTTCTACGCCGAGGGTGGTGGCCAGCAGCCGGACCTGGGCGTGATCACCGTCGGTGGGGGCCAGGTGGAGGTCCTCGACGTGCAGCAGCCGGTACCGGGGTTGATCGTCCACCGGGCCCGGGTGCTGCGGGGTGAGGTGCGCGTGGGCGAGACCGGCTTCGCCGAGATCGACACTGATCGCCGTCGGGCGATCTCCCGGTCGCACACCGCGACCCACCTCGTGCACCAGACCATGCGCAACTTCCTCGGTGAGTCCGCCACCCAGGCCGGTTCGCTGAACGCACCGGGGCGGCTTCGGTTCGACTTCAACACCCCGACCGGGGTGGCACCGAGCGTCCTGCGGGATGTGGAACAGCAGGTCAACGAGGCGCTCCTCGCCGACCTGGAGGTGCGTGCGTTCGTTACCTCGCTGGCCGAGGCGCGGCGTATCGGTGCGATGGCGCTCTTCGGCGAGAAGTACGGCGAGCAGGTGCGAGTCGTCGAGGTCGGTGACTACGCGCGAGAGCTGTGCGGTGGTACCCACGTGGGCCGTTCCGGCCAGCTCGGCCTGGTGAAGATCCTTTCTGAGTCGTCGATCGGGTCCGGGGTTCGCCGGGTCGAGGCGTTGGTCGGGATTGACGCGTTCAACTTCCTTGCCCGCGAGCACCTGCTCGTCGCCCGCCTCGCCGAGCTGTACCGGGTGCCATCCGACCAGGTCGCGGAGCGGGTGGAGCAGACCGTCACCCAGCTGCGCGACGCCGAGAAGGAACTGGAGAAGCTCCGCGCGCAGCTGGTGCTCGGCGGCGCGGCCGCCCTCGCTGCCCAGGCGAGCGAGGTGCGTGGGGTGGCGTACGTCGGGACCGAGGCGCCCGAGGGTGCGGCCGGCAACGATGTGCGGACCCTCGCGCAGGAGATCCGGAGCCGGATCGATCCGGCGCGTCCTGCGGTGGTCGCGGTGGCGGCCCGGGCGAACGGCAAGGCTTCCCTGGTGGTGGCGGTCAACCCAGCGGCGCGCAGTCAGGGGCTGTCAGCGGCGGATCTGGTCAAGGTAGCCTTCGCCGGCCGGGGTGGGGGCAGCCCCGAGTTGGCCCAGGGGGGCGGTCTGCCGGCGGCGGAGGCGCCGGGGTTGCTTCGGACCGTCGAGAATGCCATCGCCGGGGCGTAA
- the ruvX gene encoding Holliday junction resolvase RuvX has translation MAEWSRGVRLGVDVGQVRVGVARSDPHGVLATPLVTLARDRAVAPEAVPSDMAELAALVTEHEAVEVVVGLPVNLAGRQGPAAVHVQAYVGRLVEVISPVPVTLADERMSTVVASRRLAERGVRGRRQRAVVDQAAAVEILQSWLDAQRRRMQ, from the coding sequence GTGGCTGAGTGGTCCCGGGGCGTACGCCTCGGGGTGGATGTCGGGCAGGTCCGGGTCGGCGTGGCCCGGTCCGACCCGCACGGCGTCCTGGCTACGCCACTGGTCACCCTGGCCCGGGACCGTGCCGTCGCGCCGGAGGCGGTTCCCAGCGACATGGCCGAGCTGGCCGCGCTGGTGACCGAACACGAGGCGGTCGAGGTGGTGGTTGGTCTCCCGGTGAATCTCGCTGGTCGGCAGGGCCCCGCCGCCGTACATGTGCAGGCGTATGTCGGCCGTCTGGTCGAGGTGATTTCGCCTGTGCCGGTGACGCTCGCCGACGAGCGGATGTCGACGGTGGTGGCAAGCCGTAGGCTTGCCGAGCGTGGCGTTCGGGGGCGCCGGCAGCGGGCGGTGGTGGACCAGGCGGCCGCGGTGGAAATCCTGCAGAGCTGGCTCGATGCGCAGCGGAGGCGGATGCAATGA
- the mltG gene encoding endolytic transglycosylase MltG, which translates to MIDDLDPDFDTDRGEKGRHRRGYVRKRQRERTRSSGGGRGKTVLALLLTLTLLGGLGGGAFYGFERIQSLLGTPDYDGSGTEAVTVEIPEGAPIAAIAVTLYEAGVVKSTKAFVEAAEENDQSKSIQPGQYELRRQMSGEYAVAAMLDPKNRIVNGITVPEGRTAKSIYKLLAEETEIPVEEFEAAAKDPLALGVPEWWFTRTDDRTAEPSIEGFLFPDTYELPAEPTAESILALMVERFLTVAEELEFVDRVQNERQIAPYEALIVASLAQAEAGTPEDLGKVARVAYNRVYGDFQCNCLEMDVTVNYYLELTGQETKTSAEMTQDELLDTESPYRRKLEGLIPTPINNPGQLAMEGAMDPPPGKWLFFVAINKEGESAFAETYDEHLRNEAKAREAGVI; encoded by the coding sequence ATGATCGACGATCTGGACCCTGATTTCGATACCGATCGGGGAGAGAAGGGCCGGCATCGGCGTGGCTACGTGCGAAAGCGTCAGCGCGAGCGGACGCGCAGCTCGGGTGGAGGGCGCGGCAAGACCGTGCTGGCCCTGCTGCTGACCCTGACTCTGCTCGGCGGCCTCGGCGGTGGTGCCTTCTACGGCTTCGAACGGATCCAGAGCCTTCTCGGTACCCCAGACTACGACGGCTCCGGGACCGAGGCGGTGACGGTCGAGATCCCGGAGGGCGCCCCGATCGCCGCCATCGCGGTCACGCTCTACGAGGCCGGGGTTGTCAAGAGCACCAAGGCATTTGTTGAGGCGGCGGAGGAGAACGACCAGAGCAAGAGCATCCAGCCCGGCCAGTACGAGTTGCGGAGGCAGATGAGTGGCGAGTATGCCGTGGCCGCGATGCTGGACCCGAAGAACCGGATCGTGAACGGGATCACTGTTCCCGAGGGGCGGACCGCGAAGAGCATCTACAAGCTGCTCGCCGAAGAGACCGAGATCCCGGTGGAGGAGTTCGAGGCGGCGGCGAAGGATCCGCTCGCGCTCGGTGTCCCGGAGTGGTGGTTCACGCGCACGGACGACCGGACGGCCGAGCCGTCGATCGAGGGCTTCCTCTTCCCCGACACCTACGAGCTTCCCGCGGAACCCACGGCTGAGTCGATTCTCGCGCTGATGGTGGAGCGATTCCTCACCGTCGCCGAGGAGTTGGAGTTCGTCGACCGGGTGCAGAACGAACGCCAGATCGCGCCCTACGAGGCGCTGATCGTCGCGTCGCTCGCCCAGGCCGAGGCGGGCACTCCGGAGGACCTCGGCAAGGTCGCCCGGGTCGCCTACAACCGGGTCTACGGCGACTTCCAGTGCAACTGCCTGGAGATGGACGTCACGGTCAACTACTACCTCGAGTTGACCGGCCAGGAGACCAAGACCTCGGCCGAGATGACCCAGGACGAGTTGCTTGACACGGAGAGCCCGTACCGCCGCAAGCTCGAGGGCCTGATCCCCACGCCGATCAACAACCCGGGTCAGTTGGCGATGGAAGGCGCCATGGACCCGCCGCCGGGAAAGTGGCTCTTCTTCGTCGCGATCAACAAAGAGGGGGAGTCCGCCTTCGCGGAAACCTACGACGAGCATCTGCGCAACGAGGCCAAGGCGAGGGAGGCGGGTGTCATCTGA
- a CDS encoding shikimate dehydrogenase — protein MSSERVRAAVVGDPIAHSLSPVIHNAGYAAVGLHDWSYTRIECAQAQLPALVAGLGPEWAGLSVTMPGKEAALAVATTASPVAVAVGAANTLVRRPNGSWHADNTDVAGMVEVLTAAGVRPGSTLTVLGAGGTARAAVAAAAALRARTVTVVARRKAAIADLRPVAETVGVSLTGVPWADAAAACSADVVISTVPAGAADPLATAVVWRPTTVLFDALYDPWPTSLASAARTAGCRVCSGLDLLLAQAVGQFEQFTGVPAPRAAMADALTAARAG, from the coding sequence GTGTCATCTGAGCGCGTGCGGGCGGCGGTGGTCGGTGACCCGATCGCGCACTCCCTCTCCCCGGTGATCCACAACGCCGGCTACGCCGCGGTCGGCCTGCACGACTGGTCGTATACCCGCATCGAGTGTGCCCAGGCGCAGCTGCCGGCCCTGGTTGCCGGCCTGGGCCCGGAGTGGGCGGGGCTCTCGGTCACCATGCCGGGCAAGGAGGCGGCGCTCGCGGTCGCCACGACGGCGTCGCCGGTCGCGGTCGCTGTCGGCGCGGCCAACACCCTGGTACGCCGGCCCAACGGCTCCTGGCACGCGGACAACACCGATGTCGCCGGCATGGTGGAGGTGCTGACCGCCGCCGGGGTTCGTCCGGGGTCGACGCTGACGGTGCTCGGCGCCGGCGGTACCGCCCGGGCGGCGGTGGCCGCGGCGGCGGCGCTGCGCGCCCGGACGGTGACGGTGGTGGCCCGGCGGAAGGCCGCGATCGCCGACCTGCGTCCGGTGGCCGAGACGGTGGGCGTGTCGCTGACCGGAGTTCCCTGGGCCGACGCTGCTGCGGCCTGCTCCGCCGACGTGGTGATCTCAACCGTGCCGGCCGGGGCCGCCGACCCATTGGCCACGGCGGTGGTGTGGCGGCCCACCACTGTGCTCTTCGACGCCCTCTACGACCCCTGGCCGACCTCGCTCGCGTCCGCCGCGCGGACTGCCGGCTGCCGGGTCTGCTCTGGTCTCGATCTGCTGCTGGCCCAGGCGGTCGGCCAGTTCGAGCAGTTCACCGGGGTACCGGCGCCGCGTGCGGCGATGGCCGACGCGCTCACCGCGGCTCGGGCTGGCTGA